The following is a genomic window from Candidatus Moraniibacteriota bacterium.
CTTATATCCCATCACTCCAACATCGTCCGTTGAAGCCGTCCACGAAAGGGAAATTTCTGTTGCGGAAATCGTCGAACCAGAAAGATTCGTTGGAACCGATGGCGGCGTCGTATCATTTTCAGAAACAACGTCAAGTGTCTTTACGGACACTTCGCTCGATTGAGCACTTTCCAATCCCAACGTCCCCGCTGCTGACACCGTATATGCATAAGAAGTATTTGCACTCAACGATTTATCGGCATATGACGTCCCGGAAGAAACCTCTGCGACATTTTTCCCATCTCGATACACCACATACTTCACAATTTCCATATCCGTATTTGCCGCCCACGAGAGGTCGATCTCGGATGTAGATACCGGAACAGCCGAAAGTCCTGTCGGCGCCACAGGCGTGTAGATCGACGTAGGTGGTGGTGGCGGAGGTGGCGGAAGCGGCAATCCGGAAGCTGCCGATCTATTTTGCGCATTCCGACTCATCACCAGAACAACCCCAACAACACTGCCCGCGACAAACGCAAATACCGTCATAAACTGCATAAACCGCTTCCCAGAGGAGAACGGCCACAATGCCCATTTCGATAAAGCACTAAAAGAGGTGGTCGCCGCACGATCAATAGACCTCTCCGACGATTCCGCATTTGATTCGAAGCCGCTCTTCGAAGAATCCATAAATTAAGAAATAGATAAGAATTGCATACGTTTACACCGAGAAGTATAGCACAAAGAGAGCGCTTCAAGAGAAGAATCCATGCGCAAGCACTGTGCCAGAGTGCCTGCAGCACCTCAACCACGAAGGCATTGCAAATCAGATACTACCTTGAAATATGCCCCCTTCAATGATACTATTTTCCCATATGAAACAGGAAATACCCAAGACCTACGAGCCGAGAGACTACGAAGATACCGTCTATCAGACCTGGGAAAAGAGCGGTTTTTTCAATCCGGATACCTGCATCGAAAAAGAGGTGACACCTCCCGATGCGACGCCATTCTCTATTGTCCTTCCGCCGCCCAATGTAACCGGCACGCTTCATCTGGGGCACGCCGCTATGCTCGCGATTGAGGATATTATGGTGCGCTACCATCGAATGCGGGGCGATCGGACGCTGTGGCTCCCCGGTACCGATCATGCCGCCATCGCAACCCAAGAGAAAGTCGAGCGCATACTCTGGAACGAGGAGCAGAAAACCCGCCATGATCTCGGGCGCGAAGTTTTCCTCGACCGTGTCAGGAAATTCGCGCAAGATTCTCACGACACGATCGTCAATCAATGCAAAAAAATGGGCGCTTCGCTCGATTGGAGTCGAGAAGCCTACACACTTGATGAGGCACGGAATCGCGCCGTAAACGAAGCTTTCCGCAGGATGTTTGAAGACGGCATCATCTATCGCGGTCCGCGCATCGTCAACTGGGATCCGAAATTTCAAACCACCGTGTCCGATGACGAAGTAGACCGGCGCGAAGAGAAAGCGCCGTTCTATTACTTACAGTACGGTCCCTTTGTAATCGGCACCGCTCGTCCCGAAACAAAATTCGGCGACAAATACGTTGTCGTGCATCCGGATGACGAACGCTATGCCGCCTACCAACATGGACAAAAAATAGAAAATATCGAATGGATAAACGGCACTATCACCGCCACCCTCATCAAAGACGAAGCAATCGACATGAATTTCGGTACCGGCGCCATGACAATAACGCCATGGCACGACGCGACCGACTTCGATATCGCCGAGCGACACAACCTCGAGAAGGAACAAGTTATCGGCTATGACGGCAAACTCCTCGATATTGCCGGCGAATTTGCCGGTATGGATATTTCCGAAGCACGGACGAAGATCGTTGAGAAACTCCGAGCAAAGGGACTCGTCACGAAAACAGACGAAAACTACATTCACAATGTCGCTATAAACAGTCGCGGCGGAGGTATTATCGAGCCGCAAATCAAAGAACAGTGGTTCATCGACGTCAATAAGGAATTCAACCGTAACGGAAAAAGCACAACGCTCAAATCCCTCATGCAAAATGCCGTCCGCTCCGGCGACGTAAATATCATTCCCGAACGCTTCAAGAAGACCTACTTCCACTGGATCGATCACCTGCGCGACTGGTGCATCTCCCGCCAAATCTGGTACGGCCACCGGATTCCGGTGTGGTATCACGATACTTGCCAAGCATGTGATGACTACGGAAAAAACTTTTTCTACAGACCAGCTTTTATCGGAGAAGAAATCTCCCGAGGAAAAAACGATCTTTTTTGGTGTCCAAACTGCGGCAATGGTTACGAATCAAAGGATCATTTTTCACAAGACCCTGATACGCTCGACACCTGGTTTTCATCCGGACTCTGGACATTTTCGACGCTCGGGTGGGGTTCGGATGAAAAGAAGTGGGAGCAAGAAAAAATCTATCATCCGACATCTGTCCTCGAAACCGGTTGCGATATCCTTTTCTTTTGGGTGGCGCGCATGATACTCATGTCCGAGTACCTTCTTGGCGAAGCGCCTTTCAAAACAGCCTATCTTCATGGACTTGTAAAGGATGAGCAAGGTCGGAAAATGTCGAAATCAATCGGAAATGTTATCAATCCGCTTGATGTCTCGGCAAAGTATGGTACCGATGCTGTGCGACTCTCCCTCGTGATCGGCGGGACACCAGGAAACGACATTCGCCTCGGCGAAGAAAGAATCGCCAGCTTCCGAAACTTCGCCAATAAACTCTGGAATATCGGGCGTTATGTCCTGCAACAAGAAGCAGACAATAAAAAGCCGACACCAACTACAAATGCGGAAAACGGAAGATTGAAAATAGAAGGCAAATCAGATGCCGATCACTGGATTCTTTTCCAACTCGATAAAACCGTTCGAGAGGTAACCCGACTCATTGAGAAATACCAGTTTTCGCTCGCCGGAGAGACACTTCGCGATTTCACCTGGAATGAATTTGCCGACTGGTATGTGGAAATTCACAAAGTGGAAAAGAATAACGAGATACTCCGATATGTTTTCGAAACACTTTTGAAACTCTGGCATCCGTTCATGCCATTCGTTACTGAAACACTCTGGGAAAATTTTGAAAAAGATTCCCTGCTCATGATCGCTCGCTGGCCGGAAGCTCGCGACGAATCACCCGAACTCAAAAAGCAGAGCCGTGCATTCTCGCATATCATTGATATCATTACTGCCATTCGGAATTCCCGATCCGAAAACCGCATTCCTCCGAAACAATCCGTCGACGTTATCATCACCGGCAAACGCGGGATATTCCTGCAGCGAAATAGACATATCATAGAGCAGTGCGCCCGTGTCAATTCGATTGATTTCAACAAAGAAGCGCCGAAGCTACGGGCGCACACAGTACAAATGATGGTTGGCGAAACCCATATATCAATGGTTTTTGAAACGCACGTTGACCTCAAAAAGGAGAAAGAGCGTCTCGAAAAAGAATTGACGCAGATCGAAAGATATATCAAGAATACCGATACCCGTCTCAAGAACGAATCTTTTCTCGAAAAAGCG
Proteins encoded in this region:
- a CDS encoding valine--tRNA ligase — translated: MKQEIPKTYEPRDYEDTVYQTWEKSGFFNPDTCIEKEVTPPDATPFSIVLPPPNVTGTLHLGHAAMLAIEDIMVRYHRMRGDRTLWLPGTDHAAIATQEKVERILWNEEQKTRHDLGREVFLDRVRKFAQDSHDTIVNQCKKMGASLDWSREAYTLDEARNRAVNEAFRRMFEDGIIYRGPRIVNWDPKFQTTVSDDEVDRREEKAPFYYLQYGPFVIGTARPETKFGDKYVVVHPDDERYAAYQHGQKIENIEWINGTITATLIKDEAIDMNFGTGAMTITPWHDATDFDIAERHNLEKEQVIGYDGKLLDIAGEFAGMDISEARTKIVEKLRAKGLVTKTDENYIHNVAINSRGGGIIEPQIKEQWFIDVNKEFNRNGKSTTLKSLMQNAVRSGDVNIIPERFKKTYFHWIDHLRDWCISRQIWYGHRIPVWYHDTCQACDDYGKNFFYRPAFIGEEISRGKNDLFWCPNCGNGYESKDHFSQDPDTLDTWFSSGLWTFSTLGWGSDEKKWEQEKIYHPTSVLETGCDILFFWVARMILMSEYLLGEAPFKTAYLHGLVKDEQGRKMSKSIGNVINPLDVSAKYGTDAVRLSLVIGGTPGNDIRLGEERIASFRNFANKLWNIGRYVLQQEADNKKPTPTTNAENGRLKIEGKSDADHWILFQLDKTVREVTRLIEKYQFSLAGETLRDFTWNEFADWYVEIHKVEKNNEILRYVFETLLKLWHPFMPFVTETLWENFEKDSLLMIARWPEARDESPELKKQSRAFSHIIDIITAIRNSRSENRIPPKQSVDVIITGKRGIFLQRNRHIIEQCARVNSIDFNKEAPKLRAHTVQMMVGETHISMVFETHVDLKKEKERLEKELTQIERYIKNTDTRLKNESFLEKAPAELIENTRAQLREQEQRRVDIQSALKDLL
- a CDS encoding fibronectin type III domain-containing protein; its protein translation is MDSSKSGFESNAESSERSIDRAATTSFSALSKWALWPFSSGKRFMQFMTVFAFVAGSVVGVVLVMSRNAQNRSAASGLPLPPPPPPPPTSIYTPVAPTGLSAVPVSTSEIDLSWAANTDMEIVKYVVYRDGKNVAEVSSGTSYADKSLSANTSYAYTVSAAGTLGLESAQSSEVSVKTLDVVSENDTTPPSVPTNLSGSTISATEISLSWTASTDDVGVMGYKIYRCSGRKCVPTTEISTSSTAAFSDAGLSPKTSYSYRVKAMDAAGNESGFSSTASASTSNAGGKSR